The nucleotide window GCCAGGATTTGACTACAAAGTGGGGATCATTCCGCCGTCGACGGCGAAGTTGGCGCCGGTCACGTTGGCTGTCCGATCGCTTGCCAGCAACAGGACCAGATCCGCCACTTCCTGGGGGCGGGAAAACCGGCCGGTCACCGATTCCGCCGCGGCATCGGCAGCCACCTGTGCTGGGGACCGTCCGGCCTCCTGACCGACCGTCTGGGCCACGCCGTGCTCCCCCAGCCAAAGGTCGGTCTCGACCGGTCCGGGGCCGATCGTGTTGACCCGGATTCCGGCCGGACCGACTTCCTTCGACAGTGACTTGGAGAAGTTCGTCAGAGCAGCCTTCGCCGCCGAGTAGTCGATCACCAGTGGGTCGGGAAGAGATGCGTTGACGGAGCTGATTGAGATGATGCTGCCGCCGGCGGACATGTGCGGCAGGGCCGCGCGGACGGTACGAACCGCCGCCAACAAGGTCAGGT belongs to Microlunatus elymi and includes:
- a CDS encoding oxidoreductase, whose amino-acid sequence is MKLGLDGKLAVVTGASKGIGLAITRALVDEGVQVMAGARAVSPDLAWLQSAGGVEFVSVDLATTFGAQTLVDRAVERGGRVDIVVNNVGAVTPRPGGFNSVTDEDWVATLNLTLLAAVRTVRAALPHMSAGGSIISISSVNASLPDPLVIDYSAAKAALTNFSKSLSKEVGPAGIRVNTIGPGPVETDLWLGEHGVAQTVGQEAGRSPAQVAADAAAESVTGRFSRPQEVADLVLLLASDRTANVTGANFAVDGGMIPTL